One Rhodococcus sp. P1Y DNA window includes the following coding sequences:
- a CDS encoding response regulator, whose translation MRVMVAEDSTLLREGLVRMLVDEGHDVIASVSDADALLDAVEQDRPDIVVTDVRMPPGHSDEGLRAALTIRSRWPEVAVLVLSQYVENRYAAELISGSGGKVGYLLKDRVAEVDDFLDALNRVAAGGTAFDPEVVRALLSRTSQSNPLERLTPRERDVLELMAQGYTNARISTDLHISVSSTEKHINAIFDKLGLANSTGLSRRVMAVVAYLRS comes from the coding sequence GTGCGGGTGATGGTCGCCGAGGACTCGACGTTGCTCCGTGAGGGTCTTGTCCGCATGCTCGTGGACGAAGGTCACGATGTAATTGCGTCCGTTTCGGACGCCGATGCGCTCCTCGACGCCGTGGAACAAGATCGTCCCGACATCGTCGTCACCGACGTCCGAATGCCTCCCGGACACAGCGACGAGGGGCTGCGGGCGGCGCTGACCATTCGCAGCCGATGGCCGGAGGTGGCAGTACTCGTGCTCTCCCAGTACGTCGAGAACCGTTACGCGGCAGAGTTGATCAGCGGTTCCGGAGGGAAGGTCGGGTACTTGTTGAAGGACCGCGTCGCCGAGGTCGACGACTTCCTGGACGCCTTGAACCGGGTTGCCGCCGGCGGGACCGCCTTCGACCCCGAGGTGGTGCGAGCGCTGCTGTCACGCACGTCGCAATCCAATCCACTCGAACGACTCACTCCTCGTGAGCGTGACGTCCTCGAGTTGATGGCTCAGGGGTACACCAATGCGCGAATATCGACTGATCTGCACATCTCTGTGAGTTCCACGGAGAAGCACATCAACGCAATTTTCGACAAGCTCGGACTGGCGAACTCCACCGGATTGAGCCGCCGCGTGATGGCTGTGGTGGCCTACCTGCGCAGCTGA
- a CDS encoding GntR family transcriptional regulator, which produces MSTRKVTAREAAYKELRHRIVSLKLPPGSPLSENELAEHLSVSRTPVRESLILLAEEGLVQVFPQLGTFVSRVDTDKVADAQFVREAIEIASLKDAVAARTDDDIAALRENLARQSEPDLSMDDFFELDETFHQTLLSAGGHSAAWRSVESAKAHLDRARRLGLRDTRPIPELIAQHTAIADAVENADFDAAERAMRDHLRAVFDDVERIKEASPHLFSDSNERPTRRVISSW; this is translated from the coding sequence GTGAGCACCCGAAAAGTCACCGCGCGCGAGGCCGCATACAAGGAGCTTCGGCACCGCATCGTGTCACTGAAGTTGCCACCGGGAAGCCCATTGTCGGAGAACGAACTCGCCGAGCACCTGTCCGTGAGCCGTACCCCGGTACGCGAATCTCTCATTCTCCTCGCCGAGGAAGGACTCGTGCAGGTGTTCCCGCAACTGGGTACGTTCGTCTCGCGAGTCGATACCGACAAGGTGGCCGACGCGCAGTTCGTACGTGAGGCCATCGAAATCGCATCGCTGAAGGATGCCGTCGCAGCACGTACCGACGACGACATCGCAGCACTGCGGGAGAACCTTGCGCGCCAGAGCGAGCCCGACCTGAGCATGGACGATTTCTTCGAGCTCGACGAAACGTTCCACCAGACCTTACTGTCGGCGGGCGGACACTCCGCGGCATGGCGATCGGTCGAATCGGCGAAAGCACACCTCGATCGCGCCCGACGCCTCGGACTGCGCGACACGCGGCCGATCCCGGAACTGATCGCGCAGCACACCGCGATCGCCGACGCGGTGGAGAATGCCGATTTCGACGCCGCCGAACGCGCGATGCGCGATCATCTGCGCGCGGTGTTCGACGACGTCGAGCGAATCAAGGAGGCGAGCCCACATCTGTTCTCGGACAGCAACGAACGGCCGACGCGCCGGGTGATTTCGAGCTGGTAA
- a CDS encoding sensor histidine kinase produces MLGNRVVYPPDMADRVAVSSLLRRWMIAFAGVLLGGVTAVSALLYTVVALLVAPPARVLGRRGVRLRTAVDEGALALTELEIKRITRFHGRLRTDVLTPHRCRWYLGMRWTIGLLGIGVVLLLTLCLVVAGSMVSAWILNGSWGVVENTDRVDGRLVAGAALPGILLIFVAVVGVGGVGSLDRWFVVHVLGRQSDRALHRRVAELTSSRDHVVDAIDEERRRIERDLHDGIQQQLVAVGMLIGRARRAEEDDKRSELLAGAHAASQGAMRELREVANRVYPAALDHDGLHAAIEVMAQRASVRIRLAYELTERVRPAVETVVYFVVSEAVTNAAKHAFPNLVEVTVTRQRFDRVLVTITDDGPGGADPCGAGLSGLARRVTAVDGTLTVHSPVGGPTIVTASVPCG; encoded by the coding sequence GTGCTGGGAAACCGTGTCGTGTACCCACCCGACATGGCAGATCGGGTCGCCGTCAGCTCGCTACTTCGGCGATGGATGATCGCGTTCGCCGGGGTTCTTCTCGGTGGCGTCACGGCAGTCTCGGCGCTTCTGTACACCGTGGTGGCGTTGTTGGTCGCCCCGCCGGCGCGCGTCCTCGGCCGGCGGGGCGTGCGTCTACGCACCGCAGTCGACGAGGGCGCCCTCGCGTTGACCGAGCTCGAGATCAAGAGGATCACCCGCTTCCACGGTCGGCTTCGCACGGACGTGCTGACCCCTCACCGCTGCCGCTGGTATCTCGGGATGCGCTGGACGATCGGACTACTCGGAATCGGCGTAGTCCTGCTGCTGACGCTCTGTCTCGTCGTGGCCGGATCGATGGTCTCGGCGTGGATCCTCAACGGCAGCTGGGGTGTTGTCGAGAACACCGACCGCGTTGACGGTCGACTCGTAGCGGGGGCGGCGCTGCCCGGAATCCTGTTGATCTTCGTCGCGGTTGTCGGGGTGGGAGGTGTTGGATCCCTGGACCGCTGGTTCGTCGTCCACGTACTCGGCAGGCAGTCCGACCGTGCGCTGCACCGGCGGGTGGCCGAACTGACAAGCAGCCGCGATCACGTCGTCGATGCGATCGACGAGGAACGCCGTCGTATCGAGCGCGACCTGCACGACGGCATACAGCAGCAGTTGGTTGCGGTCGGGATGCTCATCGGCAGGGCGCGTCGCGCCGAGGAGGACGACAAGCGAAGCGAACTCCTCGCTGGGGCTCATGCCGCATCTCAGGGCGCAATGCGGGAGCTGCGTGAGGTAGCCAACCGCGTGTACCCGGCGGCGCTCGATCACGACGGTTTGCACGCAGCGATCGAGGTGATGGCACAGCGCGCGAGTGTTCGCATCCGACTCGCGTACGAACTGACAGAGAGGGTGCGACCCGCTGTGGAGACGGTCGTGTATTTCGTCGTCTCGGAGGCGGTGACCAACGCAGCCAAACATGCGTTCCCCAATCTGGTCGAGGTCACTGTCACCCGCCAAAGGTTCGACCGTGTGCTTGTGACCATCACCGACGACGGGCCCGGTGGGGCTGATCCGTGTGGCGCAGGCTTGTCAGGACTGGCCCGACGCGTCACCGCTGTCGACGGCACCCTGACTGTGCACAGCCCGGTCGGCGGCCCGACGATCGTGACAGCGAGCGTCCCGTGCGGGTGA
- a CDS encoding nitroreductase family deazaflavin-dependent oxidoreductase, with product MHTERTSSTLDSPLTLACGQVLPNRIMKAALSEGLATGEHSPDVRLERLYTQWGAGGYGLVLTGNVMVDRRHIGEPGNVVIEDDRDHDALSRWAKATRDGGSPVWMQLNHPGRQANPLATHAKPVAPSAVAPGIPGLPAPRALTDYEIGDIVERFAAAASVAETAGFDGVQIHGAHGYLVSQFLSPSANKRDDRWGGDLDGRMRFVLEVVRSIRATVSPGFAVGIKLNSADFQKGGFTEEESRLVVEQLTGEHIDLIEISGGSYESPAMMGRPVTVADSTRAREAYFLDYAREVRQAAGDVPLAVTGGFRTRSAMSVAVGSGDCDVVGLGRPAAVVTASGHALIRDSAERLESPRITLGLPKKYSALKSLDGALDLQWHTDQLHLVGNGGDPDPGRPLWKTTATMLQRNGVDAFRSRRGSTGPDPALRKFERERFIGRYLANPVMRGLTAAGVRISSMTDIETVGRKSGLARQVPVSAKFDATGAWIISQHGTRSGWGANIADEPRVRLRVGTEWRPGTAVFVYDDDVTERARSFASNPLLRRLVSAAFTALQTTPISVRVTFDR from the coding sequence ATGCACACCGAACGTACCTCCAGCACGTTGGACTCACCTCTCACGCTCGCGTGCGGACAGGTCCTCCCCAACCGGATCATGAAGGCCGCGCTCAGCGAAGGCCTCGCGACCGGTGAACACTCCCCCGACGTCAGGCTGGAACGGCTGTACACGCAGTGGGGCGCGGGCGGGTACGGCCTCGTGTTGACCGGCAACGTCATGGTCGATCGGCGCCACATCGGCGAACCGGGCAACGTCGTCATCGAGGACGACCGCGATCACGACGCATTGTCCCGCTGGGCCAAGGCGACTCGCGACGGTGGATCGCCGGTGTGGATGCAGCTCAATCACCCGGGCCGTCAGGCCAACCCGCTGGCCACGCACGCCAAGCCGGTGGCGCCGTCCGCTGTTGCGCCCGGAATCCCCGGCCTTCCGGCACCCCGAGCACTGACCGACTACGAGATCGGTGACATCGTCGAGCGGTTCGCAGCCGCGGCCTCGGTCGCCGAAACCGCTGGATTCGACGGAGTGCAGATCCACGGTGCGCACGGGTACCTCGTCTCACAATTTCTCTCACCGTCGGCCAACAAACGCGACGATCGATGGGGCGGCGACCTCGACGGCAGGATGCGGTTCGTTCTCGAGGTCGTCCGCAGCATCAGGGCAACGGTGTCCCCCGGCTTCGCCGTCGGCATCAAACTCAATTCGGCCGACTTCCAGAAGGGCGGATTCACCGAGGAGGAGTCACGCCTGGTCGTCGAGCAGCTGACGGGCGAGCACATCGACCTCATCGAAATCAGCGGTGGCAGTTACGAATCGCCGGCGATGATGGGTCGGCCGGTTACCGTCGCCGACAGCACCCGAGCGCGTGAGGCGTACTTCCTCGACTACGCGCGGGAAGTTCGGCAGGCGGCAGGCGATGTCCCCCTCGCGGTCACCGGCGGCTTCCGCACACGGTCGGCCATGAGCGTCGCCGTCGGTTCGGGCGACTGCGATGTGGTGGGACTCGGCAGGCCCGCAGCGGTGGTGACGGCGTCGGGACACGCGTTGATTCGCGACAGCGCCGAACGCCTGGAGTCTCCCCGGATCACCCTTGGTCTTCCGAAGAAATACTCGGCACTCAAGTCGCTCGACGGCGCTCTCGATCTGCAATGGCATACCGATCAACTCCATTTGGTCGGAAACGGCGGCGACCCCGACCCCGGGCGTCCGCTGTGGAAGACCACCGCGACCATGCTGCAACGAAACGGTGTCGATGCATTTCGCAGCCGTCGAGGCTCCACCGGTCCCGACCCCGCACTACGCAAGTTCGAGCGCGAGCGGTTCATCGGGCGCTACCTCGCGAATCCTGTGATGCGAGGGCTCACCGCAGCCGGCGTGCGTATCTCTTCTATGACCGACATCGAAACCGTCGGGCGGAAGTCGGGGCTCGCACGGCAGGTCCCCGTATCGGCAAAATTCGACGCCACCGGAGCATGGATCATTTCGCAGCACGGCACCAGGTCCGGGTGGGGTGCCAACATCGCCGACGAGCCGCGTGTCCGGCTTCGGGTGGGTACCGAATGGCGTCCGGGAACAGCAGTGTTCGTGTACGACGACGATGTCACCGAACGCGCCCGCTCGTTTGCATCGAATCCGCTTCTGAGGCGTCTCGTCAGTGCAGCGTTCACTGCGCTGCAGACAACTCCGATTTCGGTACGGGTGACGTTCGACCGATAA
- a CDS encoding TetR/AcrR family transcriptional regulator, with protein sequence MSKSTARDDMLRSAAQLFREKGVEATSLADVIEHAGAPRGSIYHHFPRGKPQLVEEATRTAGALMGSMISAGLANHGPAETLKAIIGGFRDQLESTGYTAGCPVAPAALEGANSPAALAAAGESFTSWEDTIAASLWQRGLSQERSRALATMAISSFEGALIIAKAQRSTVALDRVETELLLWLESALDGADGRS encoded by the coding sequence GTGAGTAAGAGCACCGCCCGTGACGACATGCTGCGCAGCGCGGCTCAGTTGTTTCGGGAAAAGGGCGTCGAGGCCACCTCGCTCGCCGACGTCATCGAGCATGCGGGGGCGCCGCGAGGGTCGATCTACCATCACTTTCCCCGAGGTAAACCGCAGCTCGTGGAGGAGGCGACGCGAACCGCCGGTGCGTTGATGGGGTCGATGATCTCGGCTGGACTTGCGAATCACGGTCCTGCGGAGACGTTGAAGGCGATCATCGGCGGGTTTCGCGATCAGTTGGAATCGACCGGTTACACGGCGGGGTGCCCGGTGGCCCCAGCAGCGTTGGAGGGTGCCAATTCACCCGCGGCGCTCGCCGCCGCGGGGGAGTCGTTCACGTCGTGGGAGGACACGATCGCTGCGTCTCTGTGGCAGCGAGGGCTGTCGCAAGAGCGCTCGAGGGCCCTCGCGACCATGGCAATCTCCTCGTTCGAGGGCGCCTTGATCATTGCGAAGGCCCAGCGCAGCACGGTCGCGCTGGACCGAGTGGAAACCGAACTTCTGTTGTGGCTGGAGTCCGCACTCGACGGGGCCGATGGGAGGTCCTGA
- a CDS encoding MFS transporter — MPQKIASRAPVLSSRQRWLALVVICAAELLVVLDNTVVNVALPSMGLQLRSSISGLQWVVDAYTLAFAGLLLAFGHLGDRYGRKKVMIVGLAGIAVMSIGGAIAADLGQVIAARAAMGVCAAAVFPATLALIINIFTDAKERALAIAAWTAMAGFAIAIGPTAGGFLLEHFSWHSVFWINVPVAVVVLLAAVAVVPESRAAHVGKYDPLGITLSIVGITVIVWAIIEAPHQGWLSAVSVAAYAGGALCLAGFVWWELRSDSPVLDMNLFRIRRFSLPALAIAVGYFSMFGFLFMITQYFQGVMELSPLQFGIHSLPFAVSIAIGAPLATMIAQRIGTTAVIVFGLLVMSAGMFIAGQVKVETPYLGPVLISMVLMGLGLAIVQGPATESIMSSVSLDEAGAGSAVNDTTREVGGTLGVAVLGSIVASIYTAKVGPKIDAIPDALMEPYQKAFARETVVSVIEIVKAPTNSIFAAQKADLVYSMKAASLEGFQLASFVTVGSALTCALAVAIFLPWKRPEGESVLLAWR, encoded by the coding sequence ATGCCTCAGAAGATTGCGTCACGTGCGCCCGTACTTTCGTCCAGGCAGCGATGGCTCGCGCTGGTCGTGATCTGCGCCGCCGAATTGTTGGTGGTGCTGGACAACACCGTCGTCAATGTTGCTCTGCCGTCGATGGGTCTGCAGTTGCGCTCGAGTATCAGCGGCCTGCAGTGGGTGGTCGACGCCTACACGCTGGCGTTCGCCGGACTCCTGCTCGCGTTCGGTCACCTCGGCGACCGGTACGGCAGAAAGAAGGTCATGATCGTCGGTCTCGCCGGCATCGCGGTAATGTCGATCGGTGGCGCGATCGCTGCCGACCTAGGTCAGGTCATTGCAGCACGAGCTGCAATGGGAGTCTGTGCGGCAGCGGTGTTTCCAGCAACCCTTGCCCTGATCATCAACATTTTCACCGACGCCAAGGAGCGGGCACTCGCCATCGCCGCCTGGACTGCGATGGCCGGCTTCGCGATCGCAATCGGACCGACCGCGGGAGGCTTTCTGCTGGAACACTTCTCGTGGCACTCGGTATTCTGGATCAACGTGCCGGTTGCGGTGGTCGTGCTCCTCGCTGCAGTTGCGGTCGTACCCGAATCCCGCGCCGCGCACGTGGGTAAGTACGACCCACTCGGCATCACGCTGTCGATCGTCGGCATCACCGTCATCGTGTGGGCGATCATCGAAGCCCCACATCAGGGGTGGCTGTCGGCCGTCAGCGTCGCCGCGTACGCAGGTGGTGCGTTGTGTCTCGCCGGATTCGTCTGGTGGGAATTACGAAGCGACTCGCCGGTGCTCGACATGAATCTCTTCCGGATCAGACGATTCTCGTTGCCGGCCTTGGCCATTGCCGTCGGCTACTTCTCGATGTTCGGCTTTCTTTTCATGATCACCCAGTACTTTCAGGGAGTCATGGAACTCAGCCCGCTGCAGTTCGGCATCCACTCGCTACCGTTCGCAGTGTCGATCGCCATCGGCGCTCCCCTTGCCACGATGATTGCGCAGCGAATCGGAACTACCGCCGTCATCGTCTTCGGCCTCCTCGTCATGAGCGCAGGAATGTTCATCGCCGGGCAGGTGAAAGTCGAGACTCCGTACCTTGGCCCGGTGCTGATCTCGATGGTGCTGATGGGCCTGGGTCTTGCCATCGTCCAAGGGCCCGCGACGGAATCGATCATGTCTTCGGTCTCTCTCGACGAAGCGGGCGCGGGCTCCGCCGTCAACGACACCACGCGCGAGGTCGGCGGCACTCTCGGCGTGGCCGTTCTGGGTTCGATCGTCGCGTCCATCTACACCGCGAAGGTGGGACCGAAGATCGATGCCATACCCGACGCCTTGATGGAGCCGTACCAGAAGGCATTTGCGCGAGAAACCGTCGTCAGCGTCATCGAGATCGTGAAAGCGCCGACCAATTCGATCTTCGCTGCCCAGAAGGCGGATCTCGTCTACTCCATGAAAGCGGCATCGCTCGAGGGGTTCCAGCTCGCGTCCTTCGTCACCGTGGGTTCGGCTCTGACGTGCGCTCTGGCAGTAGCAATCTTCTTACCGTGGAAACGGCCCGAGGGCGAGAGTGTGCTGCTGGCGTGGCGATGA
- a CDS encoding AAA family ATPase — MFDGSRLRGPSIAASAPEIESAVSAPALVGREELARTLADMASEPGSGEKTLWLLGEAGIGKSTLLRYASDAAREVGTRVLTASGVDAETQQVFSGLQQLLWPVMSYIDKMPEQIRRPLDEVLGRVQPPAVIDMLACRHSVLHLLEMLAGARPLLLVLDDAHLIDRDSLDLVVYAVRRIAGPMATLCSARGHRIPDGVAPGMAAVEVPSLSDAEAAALIDRQPAMPSHSARLEIIHQAEGNPLAIIEFSRAVARSGTSMLAGAGVDRVRRVQSLFSVRLAALSAAPRKLLLYAAAGSGYESADVITAAAGFGSDLSVWSEAERSGLISVDGRKVHFVHPLARAAAYSDCTSDERRRAHADFADLLVDDPPCRAWHRAAGSDGPDETVAAELEDAAELSQRRGGFFEVARALERAAQCSPDSEAAARRYARAAHAAYMAGDPHWGLALAALVRRTSDSVEIRSAAALPTASILLQTARPDESFDVVVRTLAESPSIEEGLVLALLFTALGAAHFSGGEWRREKLATLVGRIPESSTDNGYFLSPMPDAAKDSVRRLVTEYAAGELGLSTGEWSAPTSSVAAQISYLLAEGTRAYLSEKSIDALSFFARGIDSLRETGSLGAGAMGMAASAGALIDTGRWSEFDAAADEAADVAAVGKMAIVDAIVETHRVTMETHRGNLDLASAHLARAATLFEPRANLALSVDLDRSQALIACVRGDFSGAFERLNGLFGRDGTPSHSVQSVLAIADLGWSGARSGQHTAARRAVTAIGRAIGSRPPVRIKLLRHLAAALVSETTRTAERHYRLAIFDSAADEWPVERARARMHYGEWLRRNRRPTDARPMLSQALETFERVGSTVFADIARAELRAAGGARATASADARDGWGSLTAQEQHIATLAAEGLTNRQIGEQLHLSPRTIGSHLYHVYPKLGISKRHELRGVIDSTASEGWSA; from the coding sequence GTGTTCGATGGCAGTCGGTTGCGGGGACCGAGCATTGCTGCGAGCGCCCCGGAGATCGAGTCGGCTGTGAGTGCGCCCGCTCTGGTAGGGCGAGAAGAGCTCGCACGAACCCTTGCCGACATGGCGTCGGAACCGGGAAGCGGCGAGAAGACGCTGTGGCTTCTCGGTGAGGCCGGTATCGGTAAGAGCACGCTGCTCAGGTATGCGTCCGACGCCGCGCGTGAGGTGGGCACCCGAGTCCTGACGGCCTCGGGTGTCGACGCCGAAACCCAGCAGGTGTTCTCGGGGCTCCAGCAGTTGCTCTGGCCGGTCATGTCGTACATCGACAAGATGCCGGAGCAGATTCGCAGACCCCTCGACGAGGTCCTCGGTCGTGTGCAGCCACCCGCGGTCATCGACATGCTCGCGTGCAGGCATTCGGTCCTGCACCTGCTCGAGATGCTTGCTGGAGCGCGCCCGCTGCTGTTGGTGCTCGACGATGCGCACTTGATCGACCGTGACTCTCTCGATCTCGTCGTGTATGCGGTGCGCAGGATCGCAGGTCCTATGGCGACCCTGTGCAGCGCCCGCGGCCATCGGATACCCGACGGTGTCGCGCCCGGAATGGCTGCCGTCGAAGTTCCCAGCCTGTCCGACGCGGAGGCAGCGGCGTTGATAGATCGGCAGCCGGCAATGCCGTCGCACTCCGCCCGGCTCGAGATCATTCACCAGGCCGAGGGCAATCCCTTGGCGATCATCGAGTTCAGTCGAGCGGTGGCCCGGTCCGGTACTTCAATGTTGGCGGGAGCCGGAGTCGACCGCGTCCGCCGGGTCCAGTCGTTGTTCTCCGTGCGGCTCGCGGCGCTGTCGGCGGCCCCCCGTAAGCTCCTGCTGTACGCGGCGGCCGGATCCGGATACGAAAGCGCGGACGTCATCACCGCAGCAGCGGGATTCGGATCGGATCTGTCGGTATGGTCCGAGGCCGAGCGGTCCGGGTTGATCTCCGTGGACGGAAGGAAGGTGCACTTCGTTCACCCGCTCGCCCGGGCGGCGGCGTACTCGGACTGTACTTCCGACGAACGACGAAGGGCACACGCCGATTTCGCCGACCTGTTGGTCGACGACCCGCCGTGCCGCGCGTGGCACCGAGCCGCCGGATCCGATGGACCCGACGAGACCGTCGCGGCCGAGTTGGAAGACGCTGCCGAGCTGTCCCAACGCCGCGGTGGGTTCTTCGAGGTGGCACGCGCGTTGGAGCGCGCTGCCCAGTGCTCGCCGGACAGTGAGGCCGCTGCGCGCCGGTACGCGCGGGCAGCCCACGCCGCGTATATGGCGGGCGACCCGCATTGGGGACTGGCACTCGCCGCGCTCGTGCGTCGCACGAGCGATTCGGTCGAGATCCGAAGCGCAGCAGCGCTTCCCACCGCCTCGATCCTGTTGCAGACTGCGAGACCCGACGAATCGTTCGATGTCGTCGTTCGTACTCTTGCCGAATCGCCGTCGATCGAAGAGGGGCTCGTACTGGCGTTGTTGTTCACCGCGCTCGGAGCTGCGCACTTCAGTGGGGGCGAGTGGCGACGTGAGAAGCTCGCGACATTGGTGGGTCGGATCCCCGAATCATCAACGGACAACGGGTATTTCCTTTCACCGATGCCCGACGCCGCCAAGGACTCCGTCAGGCGTCTCGTCACCGAATATGCTGCCGGAGAACTCGGACTCTCGACAGGAGAATGGTCCGCACCGACGTCATCGGTGGCCGCACAGATCTCGTATCTGCTCGCCGAGGGAACCCGCGCGTACCTGAGTGAGAAGAGTATCGATGCGCTGTCGTTTTTCGCGCGAGGTATCGATTCCCTGCGCGAAACCGGAAGTCTCGGCGCAGGCGCAATGGGAATGGCAGCATCCGCCGGCGCCTTGATCGACACGGGCCGATGGAGCGAGTTCGACGCCGCGGCCGACGAGGCCGCCGATGTCGCCGCGGTCGGAAAGATGGCGATCGTCGACGCGATCGTCGAAACCCACCGGGTCACGATGGAGACGCACCGAGGTAACCTCGATCTCGCTTCGGCTCATCTTGCTCGGGCGGCTACGTTGTTCGAGCCGCGAGCAAACCTTGCGCTCTCCGTCGACCTCGATCGTTCTCAGGCTTTGATCGCCTGTGTGCGGGGAGATTTCTCCGGCGCCTTCGAACGGCTGAACGGTCTCTTCGGACGTGACGGCACCCCCTCCCACAGCGTTCAGTCGGTTCTTGCCATCGCCGACCTCGGCTGGTCGGGCGCGCGAAGCGGACAGCACACAGCGGCGCGCCGTGCCGTCACTGCCATTGGACGGGCAATCGGTTCTCGTCCGCCCGTCCGCATCAAGTTGCTTCGACACCTCGCCGCCGCGCTCGTCAGCGAGACGACACGCACGGCCGAACGGCACTATCGGCTTGCAATCTTCGACTCGGCCGCCGACGAGTGGCCGGTCGAACGCGCAAGGGCGCGCATGCATTACGGGGAGTGGCTCCGCCGCAACCGGAGGCCGACGGATGCGAGGCCGATGCTGTCCCAGGCGTTGGAGACCTTCGAGCGAGTGGGCTCGACGGTGTTCGCCGACATCGCCCGCGCCGAGCTCCGCGCCGCGGGTGGTGCGCGCGCGACGGCTTCGGCCGACGCCCGCGATGGTTGGGGCTCCCTCACCGCGCAGGAGCAGCACATCGCCACGCTCGCGGCCGAGGGGCTGACCAACCGCCAGATCGGCGAACAACTCCACTTGTCCCCGCGCACGATCGGTTCGCATCTCTACCACGTGTATCCGAAGCTCGGGATCAGCAAGCGACACGAGCTGCGCGGTGTCATCGACAGCACCGCCTCCGAGGGGTGGAGCGCCTGA
- a CDS encoding DUF5996 family protein — protein MDTRYDAWPALPVDSWIDTRDTLHLWTQIVGKTRMALGPAINHWWGVPLYVDARGLTTSLMQAGSSSGTAVGLEIRFDFLTHELEFLVTDGQTRRMNLEPRTVADFYAEYTRHLRDLGFDIDIVGTPVELPDATPFAEDTAHSSYDANAVSAFWRSLVSAHSVFAAFRGEFRGKSSPVHFFWGAFDLAVTRFSGRSAPPHPGGVPNCPDWVMHEAYSDEVSSAGYWPGGAEEGVFYAYAYPHPDGYDTHPGVESPAYWDSALGEYVLPYHLVRQASDPEGTVRKFLEQTHNAAAETADWT, from the coding sequence ATGGACACTCGCTACGACGCATGGCCCGCCCTTCCCGTCGATTCCTGGATCGACACCCGGGACACCCTGCACCTGTGGACCCAGATTGTCGGCAAGACCCGGATGGCGCTGGGTCCTGCGATCAACCACTGGTGGGGCGTACCGCTCTACGTGGACGCCCGCGGCCTCACGACGTCGCTCATGCAGGCCGGCTCATCGTCGGGAACAGCTGTGGGCCTGGAAATCCGGTTCGACTTTCTCACACACGAACTCGAGTTCCTGGTGACCGACGGACAGACCCGCCGGATGAACCTCGAACCGAGGACTGTCGCCGACTTCTACGCGGAGTACACCAGGCATCTGCGCGATCTCGGATTCGACATCGACATCGTCGGGACACCCGTCGAACTTCCCGATGCGACGCCGTTCGCCGAGGACACCGCACACTCTTCCTACGATGCGAACGCGGTGTCTGCCTTTTGGCGGTCACTCGTCAGTGCCCATTCGGTGTTCGCGGCGTTTCGCGGTGAGTTCCGCGGCAAATCCTCACCCGTGCACTTCTTCTGGGGCGCATTCGATCTCGCAGTTACTCGGTTCTCCGGCAGGTCTGCACCTCCGCACCCGGGCGGTGTCCCCAACTGTCCCGATTGGGTGATGCACGAGGCATACAGCGACGAGGTCTCCAGCGCTGGGTACTGGCCTGGAGGTGCCGAGGAGGGCGTGTTCTACGCGTACGCCTACCCTCACCCCGATGGATACGACACCCATCCGGGGGTCGAATCACCCGCCTACTGGGACTCGGCCCTCGGCGAGTACGTCTTGCCGTACCACCTCGTCAGGCAAGCATCCGATCCCGAAGGCACCGTGCGCAAGTTCCTCGAACAGACCCACAACGCTGCTGCCGAGACTGCCGACTGGACGTGA